The Setaria viridis chromosome 2, Setaria_viridis_v4.0, whole genome shotgun sequence DNA window CATCTTCAAAAGACTCAGCtatcctcgagattgacgaagtcaccactggtGCCTCGCTATCAACGGGCACGTCACCttccactgaaagaatagcaccATTTAAATCTTAGAATAAATCTAGGAAAATACGAGCACCAATGtcgagtcgaggactcgaaccctAGTGGGCATGTTCTAGCACAAGAAACCTTACTAGCTGAGAGAAACTAATTGAACTTGATGAGATTTATGATGATGACTTCTCCCACTATGAGCTTTCTAAACTTCGGACCCAACTTGATAATTTCATTGCTGATGTGAGAGCTGGTCCTGATTTCACAAATTGTGTGGACCTTGGTGTTCTTGCTATGAAGATGATAAAAACTGATAGACACACAACCTTTGCATTGGTTTATTGCCTCATTGAGTTGCCTTCGATTTTTCCGATTGCAACCACCACAGTAGAAAAGGCATTCTTAATTATGAAAATTATCAAGACGGAGTTGCGGCATAAGATGCGGGACGAGTGGCTGAATTATAGAATGATATGTTATACTAAGTGAGAAGTATTTTCAAGCGTAAAAAAATTATCACATCTTACATCTTTTTCAAGAACTAAAGTCTCATTTGAAGAAGTTACATAAGCTCTCAAGTAGTTGTACTTGTGGTATGTTACATTCAAATTATCTAAGAAATCttagttgttttgttttgtcatATTTTTTTGCATTTCCATCTTGTCCATGTCCAGGTGTTGCTGATGAGGAAATGGAAGATGTAATTGTGAATGCGCCAAATCATCACTATGTATTTATTTTTGTATGTTCCTGATGTTCTTAAGCATGTATTCAAGCATCTATCTCAATTTGGACCCTTTACTGTATGCTTTTAGCCGCTAAATTTTGACCCTAGTCTTAATAAAAAAGTTAGGTTCACCACTGCTTACCACAAACGTCATATGTTTATATACTTTTTTTAAGGAATCAAGGGGGGTTAAGTAACCCCACCTGAACATTTTCATTCCATCAAAGGAGATAATACAGAATCAGACAGGATCAGGATACATAGTGATAGAAAAGATAGGGAGCCACAAAGGATTACAATCGCAACACACACACCCAATACTAAAATACATTAGAGAAAAGACACCGGTTGTAACCAAGCCATCGAGAGATGGATACCACCGCAACACAATCCTACACACGAAGATATCCAATTTGCAAACAGACGCCAAGCACTAAGAGTAACCCGGCTTGCGACAACAGGGGTGGGCAATGGGGAGGGATGAACCCCCACCTCAACAAGCCATTGCCACAAAACCAAAGTGCCAATTAGTGCCTAACATCTGAGCTTGGTCGCAACCACCTGCAATAAGCCAAGACTGGCTTCTCAAGATGCCACACCATACAGAGACTGTCAACGCACGCCAAGGGAAGGATGCCCCGAGGGGAGATCAATGAAGTTAGCAGCCACGAACAAGCTAAGCGAAGAGCATGGGACAATGCAGGAAGAAGCAGCAGATACTTATCAAACCTTGGTTGCAGCTGCCAACGAAGAGCAAAGGCAGCACCAATGACCACACCACACTGCGAAAGCCATCAAGGAGGTAACAAAGACCCTCGTCGGTCTGTGCGGAGGTGGAGCACCTCTCCCCACGCTGAGCGTGGCGCTTTCGCTGCACAGCATTCAACAATGCAGCTAGAGAGATTGGCGAAGTACCTAGGGCCTCGCCGAGGCCGTGGGAAGGTGCATAGCACCCCCCCGCACACTGAGCACAGCACTCTCGTTGCACGACCCTCAGCATCCAATCAGCATCGCGTAGTCACTGGAATCCACCAATCCGTCCCCAGAACCGCAAGGGAGGAGCAGCACGGGCTACGCGAGATCGAAGGTTGCAGCCACGCGGCAACCAAGATCCGCGACCAGCATGCTGCCACAACGCACCCCCACACCGCTAGCAGCTAGAGGCGGCCACTAGCCCTCCACCCGCCTGACCACAACGTCGCACGGTCACAGACAAGCGGGCGAGACCGAAAGCGGGAAAGGGAGACGgcacgaggaggaagaagcagatGGCGCCGAGCAACCAGATTGAGCCACTAGAGGCTAGATCCGGCACCTGGCCGCAGCCCCAACTGAGCCTAGGAGCAGGACGGACGCATCGGGGAGATCGACTGGAGGCTCCAAGCAGAGGAGAAGCACAGACAAACACATGAAGAGAGAAGGGAAAGAGAAGGCGTTGGGCGTGCTGCTACTGTGGCTCGAGACCCGCGgccgccggagcaggaggcggccacggcggcaggGGAGGGGCTGCGCAGGGCCTTGCGAGTCGCCCACTCGCGAGCGCTTTGGAGGCCAAAGCGGTGTCCCCCCAGATGATGGTGAACTATGCTTGAGCGGGACGAAGCCAGAGGAAACTCTGGTGGAGACTTGAAGCGATACTAACGTACAAATGTTTATATATTTAGAGAATGGAAGGAATACGATTTAGGATTTATCATACCAAGATTCAGCGTACCAGATTTGGCCAGCACATGGAGGGCAGTGTCTCCCCCCGGCGTCACTCCGATCCCTTCAGGAGCAACGACTCTGCAGAAGCGGAGCTGGTTGATCAGCAACGCTGCTACTCCGGAGTCTCCGTTGCGTCGCGTCGGCGGGCACCTCAACGACGACGACCTGCGGCGCCAGAGCCAGCGACGGCTGCCGCACCGGCGCGTCCCCTAAGTTCAGGAGAACCTTGAGCTCCTCGCAGTTGCTGCTACTTGAAGCCATGAGCAGCGACGGGTGCATGGGGACTGCGTCGATCCCTCTTCGTTGGTCGactccatcgtcgtcgtcggctcagCCCTGCTACACAAAGAATTATAGTATTAAGCTGCATGTGACCCCAAATCAAATTGGTACAAGACGGCAGTTGTGTTGTTTGTTCCAACCCCGAACTCCCCAAATCTTAGTCAACACAGCTTTTCCAAAAATCAGTACGACGCGGGAACGTGACACTGTACATAATGCAGCTAACGTGATCTTTGTTTCAGACGTTAGGCTTGCACTGATGGCTTAGCGGGAAGTTGCTGCCTGGTGGCGAGGAGAGCCGCAGCCGTAGGCTGCGAACTGGTGCCTGCACCTGCATGCTTGGTGTGAGAGAGTcgccttcttttcttttcttgaaagaagagctgcttcttcttcttcttcttctttcctttcaGAAAAGTCATGCGCGTGAGGCATGATGGATCGAGGACAGCGTGTAAAGAATTGGAGGTGAATTTATTCTTAGGACCGGAGTTGGTTGGCCTGGGAAGCCTACGGTTTAACAAGTAGTATTAAAGCTacaaattcaacatttcaatTTTGTAATAGATAATAAATAGTACGTAAAAAAATTAGTTTTTTAGGAAATATATTACAAACGGTGACATCCATACGGTCACGCATATACTTATAAGCACCTCAAAAAGATGAGTTGGTATATTTTAATATCAAGATCGATAAGGTCACCACGGACGTTTGGCTTACGCCACTTACAAAACAATAAAACCAAAAACACGAGTTGGAAACTAAATTGAATCCGGATGGGCATGTCCACCACATATAACCAACCATAACCAACTGAGCTACGTTTGGTCATATGAAAATTACtctctccatcctaaattataggtcattttcattttttttagattcatagactttattatgcatttagatataccctatgtctagatgcataataatatttatgcatatagaaaagccaaaacgacctataatttgaaacagaggaggTACATATTTAGAGTAGCGTGTTATGAAAAAAAACTACTATATATTAGTTTGAAATGTATCACAAAGTTATGTTTCACTCATCTAAAATTAAGAGCTTTGCTTCATCAAGAGGTAGTTTGAAACTCACTTCACAATGTTTGGTGGCACATCCCCATATTTTTCTTCAAACGGAAGATAGAGAAGACTAAGAGATGGGGGAAAAATATCTCCTAACTAAAATTAAGTCTCATGCACGAACTCCCAAATCACCTGGGACTGAGTGTCTTTTACACCATCTATTATTGATGTGGAGGTGACATGCAAATATTAGAGCTGGTGTCTGACTTAGTTCTAGGACTCATATTAGTTTTGAGCAATGCGGTAGAGTTAGACTTGTTGAAGACAACTCTTATATACTCCTCCATCccggtcgttttaacttttctagatttatagatattattatacatctaaacATAGAATATATCTAAATTTATAACAAAATCTGAGCTTATCTAAagaagccaaaacaacctataacttgggatggagggagtatctacTATTAGATTGACTTTATGATGATATGGTAAATATGAGCTAGCAGCATATGGAGACACCCTGCTGCGACGGTCCTTAAAAAGCTTATCTACgccaagcttttttttttcttttgttcttttttcaCAGGACTCCAAATCTCACGTCATAATAGGAACTGAATTTCACGAATTACCTACTGAGAGGTATAAATAATAATTTAAATGTGAAACTGCATTTTTCCTGCACGTTTGATCGCATACGCTTAACACGGCGATAAAGCATCAGTACAAAGAGTGCACACCAACAAGCTTTAACCACAACACCATGAGTATAAACAAAAGCAAAAGCCCGTCAGAAAGTAAGAACACCCCCTACCAAGTGATTTTTACAGCCAGGCCTTAAGAAACTAGCTATCCAGTTAACAAAAAACAGACCACAGAACGAGAAGATTGATACGAAGGAAGCAGTCTAACAGCTCTACAATAGATCTACCTGTGTATATGGAAGCAGCTCCCACAGAGCTTCTCATGCAGACAAATCTCAGTCGGAAGTCAGGGTATTCAAgacagctccactccagaactggGATCTCACGAACTCCTTCCAGACTCCACGTCGTTGAGAGTGTCTCTTAGGGTGATTCCGCCCTGGCCAGGAATATTGACTGTTTCGATCTCGGTTGGTCTCGCACTGTAGGAGTTTGCATTTCTGCTGTTGCGTTCTTCAGCTAGCTGCACCATGTATGCATGAGGCCAGAAAGCTGCAAAGGAGAAGCACAGCACTTTGTGACATCCTGAACAAATCTGAATCACAATACTAGGTGCTAAAACAAGGAAAAGGAGGTACCATCAGCATCAAAAGGATATGGGAAAAATTGCAGATAACAAAACGAAGCAACTGTAAGGCCTGCAAACGAAAATGACCATGATaagaaaaaataattgtttCTGTATCTTCAGGAAAATGACCACAATATAGAAAATCTATGTATATCTAAAAATTATTAAAATTTACAAACCTATAATAGCGCCAGCAAAAACATCTTGCCAGTGATGCCAGTAGTCATCCACTCGAGAAACAGCCACAAGTGAAGCAGTAAGAAGAGGCAGAAACACTATGCATAGCTTTGCAACATGTCCTTTGCGATCAAAAGCAGTGATTTTCCCAGCTAGGTACCATGCAAGGAAGCCAAGGCCAGCAAAAGACCCTGAAATAGGCAATGAGAACACAAATTTCAGATGATACAACCATGACACTGTAAAAAGAATATCATGAGATCTTAACTTGGCACATAAACAAAGATGGACCTATGTTTCAGTAATAATTTAGATTGGTATTGAGAATATTACAACAGTTAAAATAATTAAGTGAAAAGAGAGTAACTGGTACATCTGCTCTGCTCATCATGCATTTATGCGCAAAGTCAAACAACACAAATTCACTACATGCAACTCAAGGTACCTCAAACTTACTACAGTTTTCATAGATGCTTGCTCTCTCAAAAAAATGCGTATAAAGTGTTTGAATCACTTTTTCACCATTTTTTTCTTAGCTTCATGAGTATCTCATATAAGGTTCAGAACTTTCAGCACCTAAAAGACAGTATGCATTCAATGAAATTCAGAGTGAAGGCTGAAACTCAGGGTCACTAGaaagtgaagaaaaaaaatcagcaagGCATTTCAAATCCAGACAGTTTCGAGTTCTCTCAGCAATCACCCATGTAACAGTGTACGTAGCATTAAATTTTTCCATAACATGTCAAGCAAGACGCAAGAGAAATCCATTGTTTGAAGCTACTAGAGGTCACAGGCTTGCAGCAGTGCGCCAGTGCCTATTATCCCGACAGATAGTCCCATTGACTGCACCAACCACATGTGTGCCACTCTCTGCCCCCCTATCACCATTACAGATCGCGCAAACCCCATTGACAATACCCACATGTTCAAGCTTCTCTGTGTTGCCACAAAAACAGCCACTTGTCTCTTATGATTAGAACTGGCATGGCCAAGGCATACGACACCACCAGAGGTAGACCcattttcttccaaaaaaacATCCAAGTGCtgaaagaaattttttttttcaagtacggcttctcaatggcattTAGACACATCATGGGATGAAGGTAAACCAATTTAGGTGTACTGTATGTGCACAAGTGGCAGTTAACTTTCAAAACCATATAAGATTTCCCACTGTAAGATAGCAATACATAGAGTTGGGCAAAAGGTGCATGTAAGGGACCAATATTAGAAAGGAGAACATATGTCACAGGATATTTGAGTATTTATATGGTTATGTCATCACTTACATGAACTGTGTCCACTTGGGAAGCTTTTGTGACCTTCCTTGATTACACTCTTCTCTCCATGGCATATAACACCAGTAGTAATGTTATCATAAACCTGAAAAGATTAATGTAACTGGCCCCAGATTCCATGGAACTTTTGAACATTATGCAGATCATAGTAATGTTAGTTTTTTAGTTCTATCTTACATCGTTTCCATCAGGAAAACAGCGCCAGAAAAAATCTGGACGTGGGCGGCCAACACCATCCTTAATTGCATCAGTAATCACTGCAGTTATAAGCACCGAGTATAGAATCCCTACAAAAGTTCCGTTTTTCAGGTCTGTTTACCTTGTACTATATCAATGTATTGATGGGATCATAAATATGTTATAAGTACCCAGTATGCCATGGTGCAAATCATAAAAATTCTTCTTTTTGAAGTAAATTCCAAAAAATATGGCCCAAGGTAGTATAATTCCAAATATCTGCAAATCAGAAAAACAGTTAAGAAACAGACAGGAACTTTTGAATAGATGTAACAAGATCAAAACATACTTAAAGATTAGGACACCAAGACATACTGGAACAGCCCAAAAGGGCACTGTATTGCCCTTCAAAGGATATCTCAAGTCAGTCATCATGTCTTTCCCAACAAAACGGTGAAAAGGTTCAATTATATTCAACAGTCCGTCTATGACAGCAAGGAGCAGAAGTATTATCCAGTCATACATGTGCAATCTTGCCAGTATCATTCCATGGGATCTCATAGTACACCCTAACTGGTCTGCCATTGTGTCCTATAAAACCAAAGAGAGCAAGACAACAAACCAGTGAGTAAAGTTACAATAACTGCTAAATCAGAGGTTAAATTGTCAACACAATTCAGTTTTCAAGACCCTTTTACAGCACTGGAAGGCCTATACTTGCAATAGTCCCACAGACCATTTAACTGACTTTTTTACAGGGCGCAAAGATTGTTCTCAAGACCCTTCGGCGTATAGCATGGACAGTAATATTAACAATTTAAAATCTCCTGTGAGTTATAGCCGTGGTGTGATCATACTAAACCACCATAAGTAACAATATATTTTACTAGGCATTTTAAGTGAATATAGTTAAAAGTTCATATTTTGTAAATTAAAAAAGTATAAAGTTTGGGGGCAAAGGAAAAAACTAAATGAAAACCTTTCATCATGTATTTAATGAAACTTTTAAGTTTAAACACATGCCAGAAGCCCAGGAAAATATTGGATATACAGGAACAAAAACTGGCGTGTGAACTTTTAATGATATGTCAGAGAAACCACCCGAAAGAGTATCAGATTGTATCAATTTCATCAGTCAAGCAAAACATGCTAGCTGTATGttagttacaacttacaagtcACTGTACACAGAGCTAAGCAGGATGACCTTACCAGATTATATTTGCCGTGCCAGGAAAAGATAATATGTTCAGAAGACATTAAACAAATAGGAGCGGTAGAAAGCTCTAAAACATTTGATAGTTTCTGATAATCATCAGAAATTGAATTTATGGGACCTAACATAATTTTGAAAACAATTAAAAACAAAAGCACTTAACATGTATTGCAGTTAAACACTAGCAAAACAGTTTTGTTGGACTACCATATGAGATGTGTGAACAAAATAATAGTTGAGTGTCACAGAATCTTGGTGATCCAATTGGGAAACTAAAAAACGGTTTGATCGTTCTGGTCCAAGAATAAGGGTGCAACATCACCAGACCAGACAACTGAGACAATTTTCAAGTTTCCAAGCAACTCACGAGGGACCAAACAACCCAATTGCAATTGCTGGCACATCTGGACACATAAATATCATCAAATAATATATATACCTACAGATCAGTTCCGTGCAGATATTCAAAGACCGTTATTTTCCTAATCAATAAGAAGACCATAAATATCATCAAATAAGATCTcatattcagaaaaaaaaatggttcaAAAGAACTTCAAGAAATATACATCATTCAGCTAtacaaaactaaaaaaatcagGAATACCACCAGTAGCTTGCTGGCGCTAGAAATTCAAAAAGAGAAGCATGTGTAAATTTTTTGGCAGAGGCTATAAAAGACAGAAAAGAGAACCTCAAATAATCTAGCAATCTGTATACATACAATACTGGAAAGATTGAAATGCTAAAAGTTGAACTGAACTAAAACAACTAAAATCTCACTTGAATGAATGAACAGCAAGCCAGAAATTTAGGATAGGCATCTAACTTCATGAATCTTAGCAAACTAACACAAAAAAGAAATCGAATCAGAATTTTCCTATACCTCAGAGCATGAAAGATAATGCAGGTGGTTAACAGAACTCTAAAAACTTCAAGAAAACCAAACGGGCAAGTTGTAGAACAACAATGGACACCACAAATTCATGCTACTACAACCAAAGTGGGCAAAGCTTATTGCAGCTGAGTCGACTACAGATCTTGAAAAATAATCGTATAAACCATGCTTCCTGTTTGATCAATTAAGTCAACTAGATTAACTTGTACCAATTTGGCAAACAACAGTTGACACAGCCAAATGGTTTGACAAACATAAATCCACACCAATTGGCAGCAGCACACCACTATGACACTTTCAAGAATCAAGACTGTTATATTTAGTATTGGTTGACACCAGCTATGAATGTATGACTCCGAAATAAAAGATATGTCTGTTTATTCTGACCAAACCAGCTTCAAACCAAGAGGGCAAACCTCATAGCAACTGATTCGACTATAGATTGTTATAAACTACATACCGATTCTTCTCATTTGATGCACTAAGTCAACTAGGTTAACTTCAAATAAGCTGGTGGCCAACAATTAACACAGGGAAATGGTTTGACGACACTGAAACGGGGAAATAAAAGATGTCTGTTTACCGTACCAGCTTCAGACCAAGAGCGCAAACCTCACAGCAACTGATTTGACTATAGGTCGTTATAAACTAAATACTGATTCATCTCATTTGATGCACTAAGTCAACTAGGTTAACTTCAAATAAGCTGGTGGCCAACAATTAACACAGGGAAATGGTTTGACGATACTGAAACAAAAGCCAATTGGCAGCAGCACAAGGCTGATGACACCTTCAAGGTTGCTTAGCTGTTACCTGCAGACACCAGCTATCTACTGCCACCAAAACAAGGATATTTCTAGAGTATTTTGATTAAACCCGATTGCTCTTTCTAAAGAAAGGAGGCAGCAGATAAGATTACCTCAAATTTCCCTTTGGTGGGGGGAAGGGCTCCCTCAAAAAATTATTGGCTTCGGCTTATAGTATTTGCCCAATACTCATGTTCTTTTGGAACAATTACTATCCAACCTAGGAATGGGACTGGTGACATCAAAGTCAAACTAGATACAATTGGCTCGAATTATCTAAGCGTGCCTGTATTATTTATTTCACACCATGACAAAACTAGAAAATATATAGAGCTGAAGGGCCCACGCCATCCACTTGGAAAGTGCATCGACATCCACTAGAAAAAGAATATCAGCAAAAGATCAGGAACTTATTTCCAGTAGTAATTTGCTAACATAGCAATAAAAAGCTGAGCTCTCCGTCAAAGAAACAACCAAATCCCTCTAATAATCTGAAACGAGCCATGTCCCCTAAACTGGAGTACCCAAGAACTCGCGATGAGGGTCCAAGAAAGCACAGCAGGGAGCCAATAACATGTCTCAAAGGCCGGAATTGCCGAGAACGATGTCTTCACATAATAACTCTCAGAAGAAGGGGGGAAAAGAAACTGCGGTTTAGCTTCCGCAGAGCCGgtgaaagagagaaaaaggaatCAAGAACTCACGGTGCGGCGGGAGACTAGCGGCTCGTCGATGTCGCCGCAGATCGGCGCCTCCCCGCGTCCTACCAGAATGCGCGCACACCAGCTCAGCACAGAGAGAGAGGGACATAAACGAAAAAGAGACGGGGAAAAGCAATAAATAAAGAACGCGTAAGAAAGGAACAACTAGTAGGTAATCCAGTCTACAGCTACTCTTACTCAGGTCAAATCAAGAACGGGCACCTGGAATTTTGGTATGTATATACCGTCCCGCGGCGTCGAGGGTAGCCTACCCGCCGTCTCGGTCGCGGCTAccaactgccgccgccgccgccgctagctaATGCTGCTGATGCGCGGGTGTGGATTCGGTTGGGGGTTGGAGACATCcggtggtggagtggaggggCCGGGCGTGGGGAACGGCGACGAAAGGGAAAGAAGGCAAAGCAGCGGGAGGAAGTTGCCGACGATGGCCGGTGGTTGCGTTTGCGTGCGTCGCGGAGGAGGGATGTGCTGGGCGAGGGGTTGACTGGTTGGGGTTTTCTTTGGGTAGATCCATCATCCATCTGGAAGTTGGTGGTCCTCAACGGATTTGAATTCGAATTCAATTTCGTTTGAATCGGCGTCGTGCCGTGCCTGCCAGTCAAGAATAATCATGCGTGCCGGCTGGTGAACGTGCGCCACATGTGTGGGAATACCCTTTGCAATGCTACACTCCATGTCTTGTTTAAAAACAATAAGCAAAGTTGATGAGAGATTAGGGCCCTCTTTGGGATGTAGAATTTCAAAAACAGGATTGTAATGCACATGGAATTGAAATTCTACATGGATCTAAAACATAGGATAGATATAAAACGTGTGTGGATGAGGCATGGGAAAAATATAGGAATCCtaagacaaagaaaagaaaacatgagGTTGGACCTCATACTTATTTTCCTCCAAAATTGCTATGGAAAAGCACATTTTATAGGAATTTCAAAGGAACTAGTAGGATTcaatcctttgttccaaaggCTTTCATAGGAcaatcctttgttccaaaggCTTTCATAGGAAAAATTTGTATAGGAATTGAATCCTCTATATTTCCTCTActtttcctccattccaaaggGACCTTTAGTGGTATATCAAACCAACCACCATGGTCACATGCTAGTCATGACAAGATGAACTTGGGTGGCTTAGCATGTGTTTGATTCCAAGAAAAGTTGTATGGATCGATTAAGAGCATGTTTGGTAGTGCTCCCCCTGCTCCACGCGAGAATCAGCAAAGCGCTACCAAATGGTGTCGCCGCCGACTGATTCCCCCTAGAATCAAGTTGAATCGATTCGGGCGCTTCCGCATGGAGAACCTGCTCCCCCCGATTCTCTTCTGCTTCGTCTGTCTCGCCCGCCTGCCCGCTCGCCTACCGATCGCTGTATGCCGCTCTTCCCTTACCGCCAGTTGGAGCTTGGCCAAGAGCCGATTCGCGGCCATCAGAGCATGGCTAGAGATTGATCCGTGGCAACCGGAGGACGGCAGGTCGATTCGTCTACTGGAGCTCGATTCGCAGCCACTAGAGCGGTGTCCTGGATGAGCGGCTAAGCGTCGTGGAGCTGGAGCTTCAGTGGGAGCGCCACCAAACGGTATTTTTGTTGAGCAAGAGCAGCAAGAGCGGGAGCAGCTAGGAGCGCGGAGCAGAGCAGA harbors:
- the LOC117843623 gene encoding lipid phosphate phosphatase 2 yields the protein MADQLGCTMRSHGMILARLHMYDWIILLLLAVIDGLLNIIEPFHRFVGKDMMTDLRYPLKGNTVPFWAVPIFGIILPWAIFFGIYFKKKNFYDLHHGILGILYSVLITAVITDAIKDGVGRPRPDFFWRCFPDGNDVYDNITTGVICHGEKSVIKEGHKSFPSGHSSWSFAGLGFLAWYLAGKITAFDRKGHVAKLCIVFLPLLTASLVAVSRVDDYWHHWQDVFAGAIIGLTVASFCYLQFFPYPFDADAFWPHAYMVQLAEERNSRNANSYSARPTEIETVNIPGQGGITLRDTLNDVESGRSS